In one window of Gemmatimonadota bacterium DNA:
- a CDS encoding BlaI/MecI/CopY family transcriptional regulator, with amino-acid sequence MVKRPVTEDLSRRERQVMEVLHRRGEATVTDILQALPDPPTYSAVRSILRILGEKKLIGYREDGPRYVYFPAKPTDKARDDVLAHVVRTYFAGSTEQAVTALLRLSDADVSEAELARLREKIRRARQGEE; translated from the coding sequence ATGGTCAAGCGCCCCGTCACCGAGGACCTGAGCCGTCGCGAGCGGCAGGTCATGGAAGTCCTGCACCGTCGCGGGGAGGCCACCGTGACCGACATCCTGCAGGCGCTGCCCGACCCGCCGACCTATTCCGCGGTCCGGTCCATCCTCCGGATCCTGGGGGAGAAGAAGCTGATCGGGTACCGGGAGGACGGGCCGCGCTACGTGTACTTCCCCGCCAAGCCGACCGACAAGGCGCGGGACGACGTGCTGGCGCACGTGGTCCGGACCTACTTCGCGGGTTCCACCGAGCAGGCCGTGACGGCGCTGCTCCGCCTCTCCGACGCCGACGTGAGCGAGGCCGAGCTCGCCCGGCTGCGCGAGAAGATCCGGCGCGCCCGCCAGGGCGAGGAGTGA
- a CDS encoding transglycosylase SLT domain-containing protein, whose product MIRFNHITGSLAGTTTELDKRSIRVGTSGDCDVRYHLERDPEVGRYHAAVVKKEDAYHLLDLGQVGGVWVNGERVQSQPLKSGDRVRFGGEGGPEAEIAVIFDPNYNAAQDAAQMVETFKERTRETSALRIVAAAAERVAEERAKAGGTKSRRTMELMADTIHEVGDLMKAQTRRRWVRIVGMVTAVSLLVITVLSFVLYRKQQQINLLLDQKARYDTELRTIQERMAVERDSLKLTQLEREFQITQANAVQALAQLAEKDQQKAAEVAESGDELDREIRAILRQFDAAAYAVPPIFKERVAYHIEVLRRAGPTARVIYRRKVKYWPQITAEFKALELPEAMAYVAWTESQFDPMAKSSAGARGMWQMTRTTAQSLGLRVDGAVDERTDVPKQTRAATKYLAGLLAEFGEDAFMLAMASYNKGENGVRRVLRKVSQTPGGFKKSKRDFWHLYRLKLLPEETREYVPKIIAAAIVCNNPEKYGLIKPDPDSATAAVAAKAPAARPAQAAPRAR is encoded by the coding sequence ATGATCCGCTTCAACCACATCACCGGCAGCCTCGCCGGGACCACCACCGAACTGGACAAGCGCTCCATCCGCGTGGGGACCAGCGGGGATTGCGATGTCCGGTACCACCTCGAGCGGGATCCCGAGGTGGGGCGCTACCACGCGGCGGTGGTGAAGAAGGAGGATGCCTACCACCTGCTCGACCTGGGGCAGGTGGGCGGCGTGTGGGTGAACGGGGAGCGGGTGCAGAGCCAGCCGCTCAAGAGCGGCGACCGGGTGCGGTTCGGGGGCGAGGGCGGGCCCGAGGCCGAGATCGCGGTGATCTTCGACCCCAACTACAACGCGGCGCAGGACGCCGCGCAGATGGTCGAGACGTTCAAGGAGCGCACCCGCGAGACCTCCGCGCTGCGGATCGTGGCGGCGGCGGCGGAACGGGTGGCGGAGGAGCGGGCCAAGGCGGGCGGGACCAAGTCGCGCCGCACCATGGAGCTCATGGCCGACACCATCCACGAGGTCGGCGACCTGATGAAGGCGCAGACGCGCCGCCGCTGGGTCCGGATCGTGGGGATGGTGACGGCGGTCTCGCTGCTGGTGATCACCGTGCTGTCGTTCGTGCTCTACCGGAAGCAGCAGCAGATCAACCTGCTGCTGGACCAGAAGGCGCGCTACGACACCGAGCTGCGCACCATCCAGGAGCGGATGGCGGTGGAACGGGACTCGCTCAAGCTGACCCAGCTGGAGCGGGAGTTCCAGATCACCCAGGCCAACGCGGTGCAGGCGCTGGCGCAGCTGGCCGAGAAGGACCAGCAGAAGGCCGCCGAGGTGGCCGAGAGCGGCGACGAGCTGGACCGCGAGATCCGGGCGATCCTGCGGCAGTTCGACGCCGCGGCCTACGCGGTCCCGCCCATCTTCAAGGAGCGGGTGGCCTACCACATCGAGGTGCTGCGCCGCGCCGGCCCGACCGCGCGGGTGATCTACCGCCGGAAGGTGAAGTACTGGCCCCAGATCACGGCCGAGTTCAAGGCGCTGGAGCTGCCGGAGGCGATGGCCTACGTGGCCTGGACCGAGTCCCAGTTCGACCCGATGGCCAAGAGCAGCGCCGGGGCGCGCGGGATGTGGCAGATGACGCGGACCACGGCCCAGTCGCTCGGGCTGCGGGTGGACGGGGCGGTGGATGAGCGGACCGACGTGCCGAAGCAGACCCGCGCCGCCACCAAGTACCTCGCGGGGCTGCTGGCGGAGTTCGGCGAGGACGCCTTCATGCTGGCCATGGCGAGCTACAACAAGGGCGAGAACGGCGTGCGGCGGGTGCTCCGGAAGGTGTCGCAGACGCCGGGCGGCTTCAAGAAGAGCAAGCGCGACTTCTGGCACCTGTACCGGCTCAAGCTGCTCCCCGAGGAGACCCGGGAGTACGTGCCCAAGATCATCGCCGCGGCGATCGTCTGCAACAACCCGGAGAAGTACGGGCTCATCAAGCCCGATCCCGACAGCGCCACCGCGGCGGTCGCCGCGAAGGCGCCGGCCGCCAGACCCGCCCAGGCCGCGCCGCGGGCGCGCTGA
- a CDS encoding efflux RND transporter periplasmic adaptor subunit, with the protein MPLLQRRGLLAAIGVVAIGAPATWLLARTPAGAASAVVARVTRGEFVVTVATSGELRARKFVQITVPPNVQEAEIYQMKISSIVPEGTVVKAGEVVAELDRSSLAPKIAEVSLALQKAQAVYEQAMLDSTLNLSKAREDIRTMELGLEEKRLAKEQAAYEAPTIQRQAAIDLEKAERALAQARLDYKTKTDQAQAKMREVGADLDREKNKLQVVQEVMQAFTIMAPAPGMVIYVKEWNGRKRTTGSQINAWDPAVATLPDLTQMESVTYVNEIDIRKIKVGQPVALTLDSDPTKRLTGVVTSVANVGEQRPNTDAKVFEVKVNVAEVDTTLRPGMTTGNSIETLRLPDVLSVPIEALHGADGVPFVYKARGAGSVRQEVVTGDMSEDEVVITAGLAADDQVLLAPPAGGEKLELLRLPGSTAGQPAAGGDTARRAQPLTPPLDSSRRAAPPPAPGR; encoded by the coding sequence ATGCCCCTGCTCCAGCGGCGTGGCCTGCTGGCGGCCATCGGCGTCGTGGCCATCGGCGCGCCCGCCACCTGGCTGCTCGCCCGGACCCCCGCCGGCGCCGCCTCGGCGGTGGTGGCGCGGGTCACGCGCGGCGAGTTCGTGGTCACGGTGGCCACCTCCGGCGAACTCCGGGCCCGGAAGTTCGTGCAGATCACCGTGCCGCCGAACGTGCAGGAGGCGGAGATCTACCAGATGAAGATCTCCTCGATCGTGCCGGAGGGGACGGTGGTGAAGGCGGGGGAGGTGGTGGCCGAGCTCGACCGCTCCTCGCTGGCCCCCAAGATCGCCGAGGTCTCGCTGGCGCTGCAGAAGGCGCAGGCGGTCTACGAGCAGGCGATGCTCGACTCGACGCTCAACCTCTCCAAGGCCCGGGAGGACATCCGGACCATGGAGCTGGGGCTCGAGGAGAAGCGGCTGGCCAAGGAGCAGGCGGCGTACGAGGCGCCGACCATCCAGCGGCAGGCGGCGATCGACCTGGAGAAGGCGGAGCGGGCCCTGGCCCAGGCCCGCCTCGACTACAAGACCAAGACCGACCAGGCCCAGGCCAAGATGCGCGAGGTGGGGGCCGACCTCGACCGGGAGAAGAACAAGCTGCAGGTGGTGCAGGAGGTGATGCAGGCCTTCACCATCATGGCCCCGGCGCCCGGCATGGTCATCTACGTGAAGGAGTGGAATGGCCGCAAGCGCACCACCGGGTCGCAGATCAACGCCTGGGACCCCGCCGTGGCCACCCTGCCGGACCTGACACAGATGGAGTCGGTCACGTACGTCAACGAGATCGACATCCGGAAGATCAAGGTGGGGCAGCCGGTGGCGCTCACCCTGGACTCCGACCCCACCAAGCGCCTGACCGGCGTGGTCACCAGCGTGGCCAACGTGGGGGAGCAGCGGCCCAACACCGACGCCAAGGTGTTCGAGGTGAAGGTGAACGTCGCCGAGGTCGACACCACGCTCCGGCCGGGGATGACCACCGGGAACAGCATCGAGACGCTGCGGCTCCCGGACGTCCTCTCGGTGCCGATCGAGGCGCTCCACGGCGCCGACGGGGTGCCGTTCGTCTACAAGGCGCGCGGCGCCGGCAGCGTGCGGCAGGAGGTGGTCACCGGGGACATGAGCGAGGACGAGGTGGTCATCACCGCCGGGCTCGCCGCCGACGACCAGGTGCTGCTGGCCCCGCCCGCCGGCGGGGAGAAGCTCGAGCTGCTGCGGCTGCCGGGATCGACGGCGGGGCAGCCCGCCGCCGGCGGCGACACGGCCCGCCGGGCCCAGCCCCTGACACCGCCGCTGGATTCGTCCCGGCGCGCGGCGCCGCCCCCGGCGCCGGGGCGCTGA
- a CDS encoding ATPase, producing the protein MSFWIPLAAALAVGLPALATAWAQSRIGPAGAAALAEKPELTTTVIIMVAIPETMVVLGFVVAVLIMLRGGA; encoded by the coding sequence ATGTCGTTCTGGATTCCGCTCGCCGCCGCGCTCGCCGTGGGGCTGCCCGCGCTCGCCACCGCGTGGGCCCAGTCCCGCATCGGGCCGGCCGGCGCCGCCGCGCTGGCGGAGAAGCCGGAGCTCACGACCACGGTGATCATCATGGTCGCCATCCCGGAGACGATGGTGGTCCTCGGGTTCGTGGTGGCGGTGCTCATCATGCTGCGTGGCGGCGCCTGA
- a CDS encoding ABC transporter permease translates to MRREVLAHAAFGLRTALEAVRHNKLRAGLTSLGILFGVASVIAMLAVGKGAEQEILEQMRLLGSNNVMITPLVEQKEGQAREEPGREVKKFSPGLTYADARAIARIIPAVEATSAEIILNTSVTREGRRRSGKLLGVDTTYFRLTNLALGEGRWFSREQVERGLPVAIIGQGIRTRFFTTEDPVGQSIKVGDTWLRVVGVLADRRVSAEIASRLGIRDANMDVYVPVHTMLLRFRNRAQLTQQDIEQAARAGTFTRSGEEESEEVRQERTNANQLDRIIVRVAEAGQVAPVADIARRMLTRRHNTVVDFEITVPELLLKQEQRTKAIFNIVLGAIASISLVVGGIGIMNIMLASVLERIREIGVRRAVGATEQDILFQFLSEAVLISVAGGCAGVLLGVVGSAVIERAAGVRTIVAPLSVLLAFGVSFAVGLVFGIVPAYRAARQDPVTSLRYE, encoded by the coding sequence CTGCGGCGGGAGGTGCTGGCGCATGCGGCCTTCGGCCTGCGCACCGCGCTCGAGGCGGTGCGCCACAACAAGCTGCGCGCCGGGCTCACCTCCCTCGGCATCCTGTTCGGGGTGGCGTCGGTCATCGCCATGCTGGCCGTGGGCAAGGGCGCGGAGCAGGAGATCCTGGAGCAGATGCGGCTGCTGGGCTCCAACAACGTGATGATCACCCCGCTGGTGGAGCAAAAGGAGGGGCAGGCGCGGGAGGAGCCGGGCCGCGAGGTGAAGAAGTTCTCCCCCGGACTCACCTACGCCGACGCGCGCGCCATCGCCCGCATCATCCCCGCGGTGGAGGCCACCAGCGCGGAGATCATCCTCAACACCTCGGTGACCCGCGAGGGCCGGCGCCGCAGCGGCAAGCTGCTCGGCGTGGACACCACCTACTTCCGGCTGACCAACCTGGCGCTGGGCGAGGGGCGGTGGTTCAGCCGCGAGCAGGTGGAGCGGGGCCTCCCGGTGGCGATCATCGGCCAGGGCATCCGCACCCGCTTCTTCACCACCGAGGATCCCGTCGGCCAGTCGATCAAGGTGGGCGACACCTGGCTCCGGGTGGTGGGGGTGCTGGCCGACCGCCGGGTGAGCGCCGAGATCGCGTCCCGCCTGGGCATCCGGGACGCCAACATGGACGTCTACGTGCCGGTGCACACCATGCTGCTCCGCTTCCGCAACCGGGCCCAGCTCACCCAGCAGGACATCGAGCAGGCGGCGCGGGCGGGCACCTTCACCCGCAGCGGCGAGGAGGAGAGCGAGGAGGTGCGGCAGGAGCGCACCAACGCCAACCAGCTCGACCGGATCATCGTGCGGGTGGCGGAGGCGGGGCAGGTGGCGCCGGTGGCCGACATCGCGCGGCGGATGCTCACCCGCCGGCACAACACCGTGGTCGACTTCGAGATCACCGTGCCGGAGCTGCTGCTCAAGCAGGAGCAGCGCACCAAGGCCATCTTCAACATCGTGCTCGGCGCCATCGCCTCGATCTCGCTGGTGGTCGGCGGCATCGGCATCATGAACATCATGCTCGCCTCGGTGCTGGAGCGGATCCGGGAGATCGGGGTGCGGCGCGCGGTCGGCGCCACCGAGCAGGACATCCTGTTCCAGTTCCTGAGCGAGGCGGTGCTGATCAGCGTGGCCGGCGGCTGCGCCGGGGTGCTCCTCGGCGTGGTGGGCAGCGCGGTCATCGAGCGCGCCGCCGGGGTCCGGACGATCGTGGCCCCGCTCTCCGTCCTGCTGGCCTTCGGGGTGTCGTTCGCCGTCGGGTTGGTCTTCGGCATCGTCCCCGCCTACCGGGCCGCCCGGCAGGACCCGGTCACCTCCCTCCGCTACGAGTGA
- a CDS encoding cation-translocating P-type ATPase, giving the protein MPLPGPASVPRPAWHTLPVDTIATALVTSAAAGLAPDEARTRLARDGPNSLPEGRRRPALRILLAQFTDVMVLVLAGAAVLAGLIGEPQDTIAIAAILVLNAVLGFAQEHRAERALEALRALAVAPVRVRRGGSTHIVPATDLVPGDLVLLEAGNLVPADLRLTEAVHLRIEEAALTGEATPVEKAVPALPDAAAPLGDRRNLAFRGTAVVHGRGAGLVVATGAGTELGRIAALLAQETGVRTPLQLRLTRLGQRLAAAALAICVLVLLLGLLRGEAPLPMLLTAVSLAVAAIPEALPAVVTVALALGARRMIRAHALVRHLPAVETLGSVTVICSDKTGTLTENRMEVERCWVDDAHSTGAPAVPGEGAWPALLEVLALCHDVHLAESGTMVGDPLEVALLELVRQAGGDPAAMARARPRLAELPFTSERARMTTLHESGTGLVACTKGSPERVLSGCTSRWRSGAAAPLEAGEVLQQAAAMAATGLRVIAVAMRRFAEPPAHVLLDRLETGQTFLGLVGLLDPPRAEAAAAVATCRTAGITVVMITGDHPVTARSIGARLGILEPGGEVCTGAELAALPPEELGRRVATVRVYARVEPEQKIAIVRALQARGECVAMTGDGINDAPALRRADIGVAMGRGGTDVAREAAHLVLLDDNFATIVGAVREGRRIYDNIRKFVRYAVTCNAAEVWTLLLAPLVGLPIPLLPIHLLWINLVTDGLPGLALAAEPAEPDIVRRPPRPPAESIFAHGLWQHVVWVGLLMAGVTVATQAWAWHHGAAHWQTMTFTVLALSQMGHVLAIRSERESLARLGLASNRPLLGAVLLTVTLQLATIYHPGAAAIFRTQPLDAGELVLCLLLSAVVCVAVEGEKWLVRRGRLYRGPPAPAT; this is encoded by the coding sequence ATGCCTCTCCCCGGTCCCGCATCCGTGCCGCGCCCGGCGTGGCACACCCTTCCGGTGGACACCATCGCCACCGCCCTCGTCACTTCGGCCGCCGCCGGGCTGGCGCCGGACGAGGCGCGTACCCGCCTGGCCCGCGACGGGCCCAACAGCCTGCCCGAGGGCCGGCGCCGGCCGGCGCTGCGGATCCTGCTGGCGCAGTTCACCGACGTGATGGTCCTCGTGCTCGCCGGGGCGGCGGTGCTGGCGGGCCTGATCGGTGAGCCCCAGGATACCATCGCCATCGCCGCCATCCTGGTGCTGAACGCCGTGCTGGGCTTTGCGCAGGAGCACCGCGCCGAACGCGCGCTCGAGGCGCTCCGTGCCCTGGCGGTGGCGCCGGTCCGGGTGCGCCGGGGCGGCAGCACGCACATCGTGCCCGCCACCGACCTGGTGCCCGGCGACCTGGTCCTGCTCGAGGCCGGCAACCTGGTCCCGGCGGACCTCCGCCTGACGGAAGCGGTGCACCTGCGGATCGAGGAGGCGGCCCTCACCGGCGAAGCCACGCCGGTGGAGAAGGCCGTCCCCGCGCTCCCGGACGCCGCGGCGCCCCTCGGCGACCGCCGCAACCTGGCGTTCCGCGGCACCGCCGTGGTGCATGGACGCGGCGCCGGGCTGGTGGTGGCCACAGGGGCGGGCACCGAGCTCGGACGGATCGCGGCGCTGCTGGCGCAGGAGACCGGCGTGCGCACCCCGCTGCAGCTCCGGCTCACCCGCCTGGGGCAGCGCCTGGCGGCGGCCGCCCTGGCCATCTGTGTGCTGGTCCTGCTGCTCGGCCTGCTCCGGGGCGAGGCGCCCCTGCCGATGCTGCTCACCGCCGTGAGCCTGGCGGTCGCCGCGATTCCCGAGGCCCTCCCCGCCGTGGTCACGGTGGCGCTGGCCCTTGGCGCCCGCCGGATGATCCGGGCGCACGCCCTGGTCCGGCACCTGCCCGCCGTCGAGACGCTCGGCTCGGTCACCGTCATCTGCTCGGACAAGACCGGCACCCTCACCGAGAACCGCATGGAGGTGGAACGCTGCTGGGTGGACGACGCGCACTCCACCGGTGCGCCCGCGGTACCCGGCGAGGGCGCCTGGCCCGCGCTGCTCGAGGTGCTGGCGCTGTGCCATGACGTGCACCTGGCGGAGTCGGGAACCATGGTCGGCGACCCGCTCGAGGTGGCGCTGCTCGAACTGGTGCGCCAGGCGGGCGGGGACCCCGCCGCGATGGCCCGGGCCCGGCCTCGGCTCGCGGAACTCCCCTTTACCTCCGAGCGGGCGCGGATGACCACGCTGCACGAATCCGGCACCGGCCTCGTGGCCTGCACCAAGGGCTCGCCGGAGCGGGTGCTCTCGGGGTGCACCAGCCGGTGGCGCTCGGGGGCGGCGGCCCCGCTCGAGGCCGGGGAGGTGCTGCAGCAGGCGGCGGCGATGGCCGCCACGGGGCTCCGGGTCATCGCCGTGGCGATGCGCCGGTTTGCCGAACCGCCCGCGCACGTGCTGCTCGACCGGCTCGAGACCGGCCAGACATTCCTCGGGCTCGTGGGCCTGCTCGATCCGCCCCGTGCCGAGGCGGCGGCGGCCGTGGCCACCTGCCGCACGGCCGGGATCACGGTAGTGATGATCACGGGCGACCATCCGGTCACGGCGCGCAGCATCGGCGCCCGGCTGGGCATCCTGGAGCCCGGCGGCGAGGTCTGCACCGGGGCGGAGCTCGCGGCGCTGCCCCCGGAGGAGCTGGGGCGGCGGGTCGCCACGGTCCGGGTGTACGCGCGGGTGGAGCCGGAGCAGAAGATCGCCATCGTCCGGGCGCTGCAGGCGCGGGGCGAGTGCGTGGCGATGACGGGCGACGGCATCAACGACGCGCCCGCGCTCCGCCGGGCGGACATCGGGGTGGCGATGGGGCGGGGGGGCACCGACGTGGCCCGGGAGGCGGCCCACCTGGTGCTGCTGGACGACAACTTCGCCACGATCGTGGGCGCGGTGCGGGAGGGGCGGCGGATCTACGACAACATCCGCAAGTTCGTCCGCTACGCCGTGACCTGCAACGCGGCGGAGGTGTGGACCCTGCTGCTGGCGCCGCTGGTGGGCCTCCCGATTCCGCTGCTGCCGATCCACCTGCTGTGGATCAACCTCGTGACCGACGGCCTCCCCGGCCTCGCCCTCGCGGCCGAGCCGGCCGAGCCCGACATCGTCCGGCGGCCGCCGCGCCCGCCGGCGGAGAGCATCTTCGCCCACGGGCTGTGGCAGCACGTGGTGTGGGTCGGGCTCCTCATGGCGGGGGTGACGGTCGCCACCCAGGCCTGGGCCTGGCACCACGGCGCCGCCCACTGGCAGACCATGACCTTCACGGTCCTGGCCCTCTCCCAGATGGGGCACGTCCTCGCCATCCGCTCCGAACGGGAGTCCCTGGCGCGGCTCGGGCTGGCCAGCAATCGTCCGCTGCTGGGCGCGGTCCTGCTCACGGTCACCCTGCAGCTCGCCACCATCTACCACCCCGGCGCCGCCGCGATCTTCCGCACCCAGCCGCTCGACGCGGGGGAGCTGGTGCTCTGCCTGCTGCTCTCGGCGGTGGTGTGCGTCGCGGTGGAGGGCGAGAAGTGGCTGGTGCGCCGCGGGCGCCTCTATCGCGGACCGCCCGCTCCCGCCACCTGA
- a CDS encoding TolC family protein translates to MSLRTARPAGLLLVALLASAPVAGQEPLTLAQVVTRALAQSHLAEAARATRDAARYRDRAFYSRQLPRLSLGGTVPAYNRAIIPVLQPDGSTSFRPQDQVQAELTATMSQTLPLTGGDLFVSSGLSRLSVSGQQSIRTWSSTPFTVGLRQPLFRANANGWDRTEEPLRAELAERQFREARETVALEATSRFFDLYAAEVALRNAASNAAVNDTLYTLNKGRFEVGKIGENDLLQSELALLRSRNALDAARLEQQRAAAALRLLLNLAPAEPLAIAASTTVPQFQPDTLVAVTEARRNRAVSSDADLQEVQARRRIAEAKLNNGLGATVQASYGFNATGSEASAAYTNLQEARQFTLSVDVPLLQWGLRKESIQAARADQERTRSETRAALDAAAQEAHFAVLELLQARSTLLLSAKADTVAGRRFDVAYNRYVIGRIDIDNLYFAQGEKDQAVAQFVQALRGYWVAYYRLRRVTLYDFETGQPLR, encoded by the coding sequence ATGTCCCTCCGGACCGCGCGCCCGGCCGGGCTGCTGCTTGTCGCGCTGCTGGCGAGCGCCCCGGTGGCCGGGCAGGAGCCGCTGACCCTGGCGCAGGTGGTGACCCGCGCCCTCGCCCAGAGCCACCTCGCCGAGGCGGCGCGGGCCACCCGCGACGCCGCCCGCTACCGCGATCGCGCCTTCTACTCGCGGCAGCTCCCGCGCCTGAGCCTGGGCGGCACCGTGCCCGCCTACAACCGCGCCATCATCCCGGTGCTGCAGCCCGACGGCAGCACCAGCTTCCGGCCCCAGGACCAGGTGCAGGCGGAGCTGACGGCCACGATGTCGCAGACCCTGCCGCTCACCGGCGGGGACCTGTTCGTCTCGTCGGGGCTGTCCCGCCTGTCGGTGAGCGGGCAGCAGTCGATCCGCACTTGGTCCAGCACGCCGTTCACGGTGGGCCTCCGGCAGCCGCTGTTCCGCGCCAACGCCAACGGCTGGGACCGGACGGAGGAGCCGCTCCGCGCCGAGCTGGCCGAGCGGCAGTTCCGGGAGGCGCGGGAGACGGTGGCGCTGGAGGCGACGTCGCGGTTCTTCGACCTCTACGCCGCGGAGGTGGCGCTGCGGAACGCGGCGTCGAACGCGGCGGTGAACGACACCCTGTACACGCTCAACAAGGGGCGGTTCGAGGTCGGCAAGATCGGGGAGAACGACCTGCTGCAGAGCGAGCTGGCGCTGCTCCGGTCCCGGAACGCGCTGGACGCCGCCCGGCTGGAGCAGCAGCGGGCCGCGGCGGCGCTGCGGCTCCTGCTCAACCTCGCGCCGGCGGAGCCGCTGGCCATCGCGGCCTCGACCACCGTGCCCCAGTTCCAGCCCGACACCCTGGTGGCGGTGACCGAGGCGCGGCGCAACCGGGCGGTGAGCAGTGACGCGGACCTGCAGGAGGTCCAGGCCCGCCGGCGGATCGCGGAGGCGAAGCTCAACAACGGCCTGGGCGCCACGGTGCAGGCGAGCTACGGCTTCAACGCCACGGGGTCGGAGGCCAGCGCCGCCTACACCAACCTGCAGGAGGCCCGCCAGTTCACGCTCTCGGTGGACGTGCCGCTGCTGCAGTGGGGCCTGCGCAAGGAGAGCATCCAGGCCGCGCGCGCCGACCAGGAACGGACCCGGTCCGAAACGCGGGCGGCGCTCGACGCGGCGGCGCAGGAGGCCCACTTCGCGGTGCTCGAGCTGCTCCAGGCGCGCAGCACCCTGCTGCTCTCCGCCAAGGCGGATACCGTGGCGGGCCGGCGGTTCGACGTGGCCTACAACCGTTACGTGATCGGCCGGATCGACATCGACAACCTGTACTTCGCCCAGGGGGAGAAGGACCAGGCGGTCGCGCAGTTCGTGCAGGCGCTGCGCGGGTACTGGGTGGCCTACTACCGGCTGCGGCGGGTCACGCTCTACGACTTCGAGACCGGCCAGCCGCTGCGGTGA